One genomic region from Kineobactrum salinum encodes:
- the mrcB gene encoding penicillin-binding protein 1B, translated as MTKTRRPLLKILLTAIAAGVLCLVYLDARITSTFTDKMWELPAKVYARPLELYTGARLSADDLAWELEVLGYRKVTAARRPGQVSRAGNRFDLYTRGFDFPGESEPARPLRIELRDDRVQQLVSNGRGLDLMRLDPVQIGGIYPQHGEDRLLVRLADVPETLRLGLLAVEDQRFYRHWGFSISGIARAAFSNLRSGQVVAGGSTITQQLVKNYYLTPERTIVRKLTELVMAVLLELHYSKEQILESYVNEIYLGQEGPRAIHGFALAARHYFDTPLEQLELHQQALLIGMIKGPSLYNPLRNPERARERRDLVLGLMAEQDVISGEQAQAARAQPLGLNNRRGIRDTFPAYLDLVRRQLRLEYRDEDLATLGLSIFTSFDPLLQRQLELSSAAVLQQLDGSGELQTASVVTRFDSGEVAALIGGRKVRYAGFNRALDARRPAGSLLKPAVYLAALEQPTRYTLATPLSDTPFQVDGPGDQLWEPRNFDRQAHGEVLLHRALSNSYNMATARLAMDLGLDAIVDMLRRLGLEGPIPRVPALSLGAGAYSPMDMAAMYQSIAAGGFRMPLRSIRDIVDARGEPLRRYPLEYDRTVSLQAMHLLHYGLREVVREGTGRGVYNYLGSNFDVAGKTGTTNDGRDSWFAGFSGDLLTVSWIGRDDNGATGLTGSSGALRVWAHFMSRASQRPLDYRMPDQIKPVWVDGNSGALSADGCLGARMMPFIAGSEPRQRSDCTGRESTIKDWFQSLFGDKK; from the coding sequence ATGACCAAGACTCGTCGACCTCTCCTCAAGATTCTGCTCACCGCAATCGCGGCGGGAGTGCTGTGTCTGGTGTATCTGGACGCGCGTATCACCTCGACATTCACCGACAAGATGTGGGAGTTGCCGGCGAAAGTGTATGCGCGCCCGCTGGAGCTGTATACCGGAGCCCGGTTGTCGGCCGATGACCTGGCGTGGGAGCTGGAGGTGCTGGGCTACCGCAAGGTGACTGCCGCACGGCGTCCCGGCCAGGTGTCTCGCGCCGGCAACCGCTTCGACCTCTATACCCGCGGCTTCGATTTTCCCGGTGAGAGCGAGCCGGCGCGCCCCCTGCGCATTGAATTGCGGGATGACAGGGTACAGCAGCTGGTCAGCAATGGCAGGGGGCTTGACCTGATGCGGCTGGATCCCGTGCAGATCGGGGGGATCTATCCACAACATGGTGAGGACAGGTTGCTGGTACGGCTGGCGGATGTGCCTGAAACCTTGCGTCTGGGTTTGCTGGCAGTTGAAGACCAGCGCTTTTACCGACATTGGGGCTTTTCCATCAGCGGTATTGCCAGGGCTGCCTTCAGCAACCTGCGCTCTGGCCAGGTCGTGGCGGGAGGCAGCACCATTACCCAGCAGCTGGTCAAGAATTACTACCTGACCCCCGAGCGCACCATAGTGCGCAAGCTCACCGAACTGGTGATGGCGGTGCTGCTGGAGCTGCATTACAGCAAGGAGCAGATCCTCGAGAGCTACGTCAATGAAATCTATCTGGGACAGGAGGGGCCCCGTGCCATCCACGGCTTTGCGCTGGCAGCGCGGCACTATTTCGACACGCCGCTGGAACAGCTGGAGTTGCATCAGCAGGCACTGTTGATCGGCATGATCAAGGGGCCGTCCCTGTACAACCCGTTGCGCAATCCCGAGCGGGCCCGCGAGCGGCGCGACCTGGTGCTGGGCCTGATGGCAGAGCAGGATGTCATTTCCGGGGAACAGGCGCAGGCCGCGCGGGCACAACCGCTGGGCCTGAACAATCGCCGGGGGATACGCGATACTTTCCCGGCATACCTGGATCTGGTGCGGCGCCAGTTGCGTCTGGAGTACCGGGATGAGGATCTGGCCACCCTGGGCCTCAGCATCTTCACCAGCTTCGATCCGCTGCTGCAGCGCCAGCTGGAACTGAGCAGTGCGGCAGTGCTGCAGCAGCTGGACGGTTCGGGTGAGCTGCAGACGGCCTCAGTGGTCACCCGCTTTGACAGCGGCGAGGTGGCCGCGCTGATCGGCGGCAGGAAGGTACGCTACGCGGGCTTCAATCGCGCCCTGGATGCGCGCCGGCCCGCGGGTTCGCTGCTCAAGCCCGCTGTGTACCTGGCCGCGCTGGAGCAGCCCACCCGCTATACCCTGGCCACACCATTGTCGGATACCCCCTTCCAGGTAGATGGGCCCGGCGACCAGCTGTGGGAGCCGCGCAATTTCGATCGCCAGGCACACGGTGAGGTGCTGCTGCACCGGGCCCTGTCGAACTCCTACAATATGGCCACCGCCCGTCTGGCGATGGATCTGGGGCTGGATGCGATCGTCGACATGCTGCGCCGGCTGGGCCTGGAGGGCCCGATACCGCGGGTGCCGGCGCTGAGCCTGGGCGCCGGTGCCTACTCCCCGATGGACATGGCGGCGATGTACCAGAGCATTGCCGCCGGCGGTTTCCGGATGCCGCTGCGCAGTATCCGTGATATCGTCGACGCCCGCGGCGAACCGCTGCGGCGCTATCCGCTGGAATATGACCGCACTGTCAGCCTGCAGGCCATGCATTTGTTGCACTACGGGCTGCGCGAAGTGGTGCGTGAAGGCACCGGGCGGGGAGTCTATAATTATCTGGGCAGCAATTTTGACGTGGCGGGCAAGACCGGTACCACCAACGATGGCCGTGATTCGTGGTTTGCGGGCTTCTCCGGGGACTTGCTGACGGTGAGCTGGATCGGTCGGGACGACAACGGCGCCACCGGGCTCACCGGCAGCAGCGGTGCCCTGCGGGTGTGGGCCCATTTCATGTCACGCGCCAGCCAGCGCCCGCTGGACTACCGCATGCCGGACCAGATCAAGCCGGTCTGGGTCGACGGCAATAGCGGTGCTCTCAGCGCCGACGGCTGTTTGGGTGCGCGGATGATGCCGTTTATTGCCGGTTCCGAACCGCGCCAGCGCAGCGACTGCACAGGGCGGGAATCCACCATCAAGGACTGGTTTCAGTCCCTGTTCGGAGACAAGAAATGA
- a CDS encoding ATP-binding cassette domain-containing protein has product MSSNTTLFSMRDISLVYRAKPVLRHIDWELLQGQHWACIGPNGAGKTSLARILSGQASHFSGQFQASPELPRQGVAYVCFEQAQALCARDRKLDDSEFRADASDPGTRVQDAILDGREPDNRFRDWVARLRMEHILQRGLRFISTGEMRKTLLVRALLSQPALLILDSPLDGLDHASQQAMREAIDELLQGTASVLLLCRQLEDIPAGVSHVLVLDNGRVLDCGERASVLAQPAVRALMDPPLPPLGALPAPAQRPYSLPDGPLLTLRDVSVSYGELQVLRGVNWEFRRGQHCCISGPNGCGKTTLLSLITGDNHKAYGQDITLFGRRRGSGESIWDIKQKYGQLDTQLQLNFAHNMRALEVVVSGFFDSVGLFDDWGDVQRHTAQQWLTALGLAQYSRAGFDTLSFGLQRMVLLARAMVKSPAILLLDEPTLGLDGPHRQLMLRAIDHIATHSDTQIIFVSHSAGDTPACINQQLRFVPTDDGFALQCDESAAPECS; this is encoded by the coding sequence ATGAGCAGCAATACGACACTTTTCAGTATGCGGGACATCAGCCTGGTCTACCGCGCAAAACCCGTCCTGCGCCACATCGACTGGGAGCTGCTGCAGGGCCAGCACTGGGCCTGCATCGGCCCCAATGGCGCTGGCAAGACCAGCCTGGCGCGCATCCTCAGCGGCCAGGCCAGCCACTTCTCGGGGCAGTTCCAGGCCTCACCGGAATTGCCTCGCCAGGGGGTCGCCTATGTCTGCTTCGAGCAGGCCCAGGCGCTGTGCGCGAGGGACCGCAAGCTGGACGATTCCGAGTTTCGCGCCGATGCCTCCGACCCCGGCACCCGGGTCCAGGACGCCATCCTCGATGGCCGCGAACCCGACAACCGCTTCCGGGACTGGGTGGCGCGCCTGCGGATGGAGCATATTCTGCAGCGGGGCCTGCGCTTTATCTCCACCGGTGAGATGCGCAAGACCCTGCTGGTGCGGGCACTGCTCAGTCAGCCGGCCCTGCTGATACTGGACAGCCCGCTGGACGGCCTGGACCATGCCAGCCAGCAGGCGATGCGCGAGGCGATAGACGAGCTGCTGCAGGGGACCGCCAGTGTGCTGCTGCTGTGCCGGCAACTGGAGGATATACCGGCCGGGGTCAGCCACGTGCTGGTACTGGACAACGGCCGTGTGCTGGACTGCGGCGAGCGCGCTTCCGTGCTGGCACAGCCCGCCGTCAGGGCACTGATGGATCCGCCGCTACCGCCCTTGGGCGCGTTGCCTGCCCCGGCCCAGCGCCCCTATTCCCTGCCGGACGGGCCGCTGCTGACGCTGCGCGACGTCAGCGTCAGCTACGGCGAGTTGCAGGTATTGCGCGGGGTGAACTGGGAATTCAGGCGCGGCCAGCACTGCTGCATATCCGGACCCAACGGCTGTGGCAAGACCACCCTGCTCAGCCTGATCACGGGAGACAATCACAAGGCCTACGGGCAGGACATCACCCTGTTTGGGCGCCGCCGGGGCAGCGGCGAGAGCATCTGGGATATCAAGCAGAAATACGGCCAGCTGGACACCCAGCTGCAACTCAACTTCGCCCACAACATGCGGGCGCTGGAAGTCGTGGTATCGGGCTTCTTTGACAGTGTCGGCCTGTTCGACGACTGGGGCGATGTGCAGCGCCACACCGCGCAGCAATGGCTGACGGCACTGGGGCTGGCCCAATACAGCCGGGCCGGCTTCGATACCCTGTCTTTCGGCCTGCAGCGGATGGTGTTGCTGGCCCGGGCCATGGTCAAGTCACCGGCGATACTGCTGCTGGACGAACCCACCCTGGGCCTGGATGGCCCCCACCGGCAGCTGATGCTGCGGGCGATCGACCATATTGCCACCCACAGCGACACCCAGATCATCTTTGTCAGCCACTCTGCCGGCGACACCCCTGCCTGCATCAATCAACAACTGCGTTTTGTTCCGACCGACGATGGCTTCGCATTGCAGTGCGACGAGAGCGCGGCCCCAGAGTGCAGCTGA
- a CDS encoding adenosine kinase → MKKYGIYGIGAALVDTEVQVRDEELTRMGVERGLMTLVDEARQAELLGHLRDHLVKASHASGGSAGNSMIAAAQFGTPTFMSCKVADDTDGSIYLHDLEAAGVDHCMPGQRPPGTTGKCLVLISPDAERSMNTFLGISETLSVAQLDAQALADSRYLYIEGYLVTSPTGLAAAVRARELAEAAGVKTVLSFSDPGMVNYFREGMQAIIGRQLDLVFCNVEEALGWGRTEQLDEAIERLRQVARRFVITRGAEGALTWDGQRLEQIPPHRVQAVDSNGAGDMFAGAFLHALDRGEDFATAGRFASLAAGKVVANFGPRLPAADYPALRAEFFGN, encoded by the coding sequence ATGAAAAAATACGGGATTTACGGCATCGGGGCGGCACTGGTGGATACGGAGGTGCAGGTCAGGGACGAAGAACTCACGCGGATGGGCGTGGAACGGGGCTTGATGACACTGGTGGATGAGGCACGCCAGGCCGAGCTGCTGGGCCATCTGCGCGACCACCTGGTCAAGGCCAGCCATGCCAGCGGCGGCAGCGCCGGCAATTCCATGATTGCAGCGGCCCAGTTCGGCACCCCCACGTTCATGTCCTGCAAGGTCGCCGACGATACCGACGGTTCGATCTACCTGCACGACCTGGAGGCAGCCGGCGTGGACCACTGCATGCCCGGCCAACGCCCCCCGGGCACTACCGGCAAATGCCTGGTGCTGATTTCTCCCGATGCCGAGCGCAGCATGAACACCTTTCTCGGCATCAGCGAAACGCTGTCAGTCGCGCAGCTGGATGCGCAGGCGCTGGCTGACTCTCGCTACCTGTACATCGAGGGCTACCTGGTTACCTCCCCTACCGGCCTCGCGGCGGCAGTCCGGGCCCGGGAACTGGCTGAGGCCGCGGGGGTGAAAACCGTGCTCAGCTTCTCCGACCCCGGTATGGTCAACTATTTTCGCGAGGGCATGCAGGCCATTATCGGCCGGCAACTGGATCTGGTGTTCTGCAACGTCGAGGAAGCCCTGGGCTGGGGCCGGACCGAGCAGCTGGACGAGGCGATCGAGCGGTTGCGCCAGGTGGCCCGCCGCTTCGTCATTACCCGTGGCGCCGAGGGCGCGCTGACCTGGGACGGCCAGCGACTGGAGCAGATTCCACCCCATCGTGTGCAGGCGGTCGACAGCAATGGCGCCGGGGACATGTTTGCCGGCGCCTTCCTGCACGCCCTCGACCGCGGCGAGGACTTCGCCACGGCCGGCCGCTTCGCCAGCCTGGCCGCTGGCAAGGTAGTGGCAAATTTCGGTCCGCGCCTGCCAGCAGCGGATTATCCCGCCCTGCGCGCGGAGTTTTTCGGCAACTAA
- the hemB gene encoding porphobilinogen synthase — translation MFQSNRGPFPQTRMRRLRAREFSRRLVREQLLTPADFIYPVFVLEGQGQRQAVGSMPGIERLSIDLLVEHAREASALGIPALALFPVVAAHGKSLTAEEAWQPDGLVQRAVKALKDALPELGVITDVALDPYTTHGQDGIIDDNGYVLNDVTSAALVQQALSHAEAGADVVAPSDMMDGRIGAIRHSLEQHGHANTLIMAYAAKYASAYYGPFRDAVGSADSIRGGNKYSYQMDPANSDEALHECALDLAEGADMIMVKPGMPYLDIVRRVREELKAPTFAYQVSGEYAMHMAAFQQGWLEPEPVILESLLAFKRAGCDGVLTYFALQAARALQ, via the coding sequence ATGTTCCAGAGCAACAGAGGCCCTTTTCCCCAGACCCGGATGCGCCGGTTGCGGGCCCGGGAGTTTTCCCGCCGGCTGGTGCGCGAGCAGCTGTTGACGCCGGCCGACTTCATCTACCCGGTGTTCGTACTGGAGGGCCAGGGTCAACGGCAGGCTGTCGGTTCAATGCCGGGCATCGAACGGCTCAGCATCGACCTGCTGGTCGAGCACGCGAGGGAAGCCAGCGCGCTGGGAATACCGGCGCTGGCCCTGTTTCCGGTGGTTGCCGCCCACGGCAAGAGCCTGACCGCCGAGGAGGCCTGGCAACCCGACGGCCTGGTACAACGGGCCGTGAAGGCACTGAAAGACGCCTTGCCTGAGCTGGGCGTAATCACCGATGTGGCGCTGGACCCGTATACCACGCACGGCCAGGACGGGATCATCGATGACAACGGCTATGTACTGAATGATGTTACCAGCGCGGCTCTGGTACAGCAGGCCCTGTCGCATGCCGAGGCCGGAGCCGACGTGGTCGCCCCTTCCGACATGATGGACGGCCGCATCGGCGCGATTCGTCACAGCCTGGAACAACACGGCCATGCCAATACCCTGATCATGGCCTACGCGGCCAAGTATGCCTCGGCCTACTACGGCCCGTTCCGCGACGCGGTGGGCTCAGCCGACAGTATCCGCGGCGGCAACAAGTACAGCTATCAGATGGACCCGGCCAACAGCGACGAGGCTCTGCACGAATGTGCGCTGGACCTGGCCGAAGGTGCCGACATGATCATGGTCAAGCCCGGCATGCCGTATCTGGACATCGTCCGGCGAGTACGGGAGGAGCTGAAGGCACCCACCTTCGCGTATCAGGTCAGTGGCGAGTACGCCATGCACATGGCCGCCTTCCAGCAGGGCTGGCTGGAACCGGAACCGGTGATACTGGAATCGCTGCTCGCTTTCAAACGCGCGGGCTGCGACGGCGTATTGACCTACTTCGCGCTGCAGGCAGCCCGGGCGCTGCAGTAG
- the argC gene encoding N-acetyl-gamma-glutamyl-phosphate reductase, whose protein sequence is MIRVGIVGGTGYTGVELLRLLAMHEGVEVVTITSRAEAGRRVDEQFPNLRGYYQLAFAEPDPGVLASCDLVFFATPHNVAMQLVPELLAAGTRIVDLSADYRIRDAALWSQWYGEPHASPDLLAHAVYGLPEVNREQIRQAQLVACPGCYPTAIQLGWIPLLARGLVAPEGLIASAASGASGAGRQAKVDNLLSETAGSFKAYGAAGHRHLPEIEQGLGDVAGGPVAVTFVPHLLPIVRGIHATLFARLLASPPDLQALFEDYYRDEPFVDVLPAGVLPQTRTVKGANRCQLSVIVPQQRDTVVVLSVIDNLVKGASGQAVQNMNIMFGLPETAGLEQIGLLP, encoded by the coding sequence ATGATCAGGGTGGGAATTGTGGGCGGCACCGGTTATACCGGTGTCGAGTTGTTGCGCTTGCTGGCCATGCACGAAGGGGTGGAGGTGGTGACCATTACCTCCCGGGCGGAGGCGGGGCGCCGGGTCGATGAACAGTTTCCCAACCTGCGCGGCTACTACCAGCTGGCATTTGCCGAACCCGACCCGGGTGTACTGGCCAGCTGTGACCTGGTGTTCTTCGCCACGCCGCACAATGTGGCCATGCAACTGGTGCCGGAACTGCTGGCAGCAGGCACCCGGATCGTGGACCTGTCGGCGGACTACCGCATCCGCGATGCGGCCCTGTGGTCGCAGTGGTACGGTGAGCCGCACGCCAGCCCCGACTTGCTGGCTCACGCGGTATATGGCCTGCCCGAAGTGAATCGGGAGCAGATCCGCCAGGCCCAGCTGGTGGCCTGCCCCGGCTGCTATCCCACCGCGATCCAGCTGGGCTGGATTCCGTTGCTGGCCAGGGGGCTGGTGGCACCGGAGGGGCTGATTGCCAGCGCCGCCAGTGGTGCCAGCGGCGCCGGGCGCCAGGCCAAGGTGGACAACCTGCTCAGCGAGACGGCAGGCAGCTTCAAGGCCTATGGTGCAGCCGGGCATCGCCATCTGCCGGAGATCGAGCAGGGCCTGGGTGACGTCGCCGGCGGCCCGGTAGCGGTCACCTTCGTGCCGCACCTGTTGCCGATCGTGCGCGGCATCCACGCCACACTGTTTGCTCGCTTGCTGGCATCCCCGCCGGATCTGCAGGCTCTGTTCGAGGACTATTACCGGGACGAGCCCTTTGTCGATGTACTGCCGGCCGGGGTTCTGCCCCAGACCCGCACCGTCAAGGGCGCCAATCGCTGCCAGCTGTCTGTCATTGTGCCGCAGCAGCGCGACACGGTCGTGGTACTGTCGGTGATCGATAACCTGGTCAAGGGTGCCTCGGGCCAGGCCGTACAAAACATGAACATCATGTTCGGCCTGCCCGAAACCGCCGGTCTGGAGCAGATCGGCCTGCTGCCCTGA
- a CDS encoding CopD family protein codes for MLWLKAFHLIFMVCWFAGLFYLPRILVYFAASEDAATRAQLALMAGKLYRFVTPFMLLTVGFGLALIATNPAYYMTAGWLWLKLAGVACLIGYHLLCGRHVRAAIADNNRHGHVYFRFFNEVPVLFLFAIIILAVVRPF; via the coding sequence ATGCTCTGGCTAAAAGCGTTTCATCTCATTTTCATGGTGTGCTGGTTTGCAGGCCTGTTCTATCTGCCGCGGATCCTGGTGTATTTTGCCGCCAGCGAGGATGCCGCCACCCGCGCCCAGCTGGCACTGATGGCAGGCAAGCTGTACCGATTCGTCACGCCGTTCATGCTGCTGACTGTCGGTTTCGGGCTCGCTCTGATCGCTACCAATCCGGCTTATTATATGACTGCCGGCTGGCTGTGGCTCAAGCTCGCCGGCGTCGCCTGCCTGATTGGCTATCATCTGCTGTGCGGCCGCCATGTGCGCGCGGCAATCGCGGACAACAACCGCCACGGGCATGTGTATTTTCGCTTTTTCAACGAAGTGCCGGTGCTGTTTCTGTTTGCGATCATCATCCTGGCCGTTGTACGACCATTTTGA
- a CDS encoding NUDIX hydrolase, whose protein sequence is MSIALLQLIETRLAGHRPGRPWLRRLMKRSAVALVLQVRAGELHILMIKRAEREGDPWSGHMAFPGGRMDPGDAHGYAVALRETREEVGLDLQRQAHCIGRLSDINARPRGRGFGMAVSPFVFRMDGPAHFRLNHEVAEVVWVPLEFLLDDANRDSMRWQRRRVSVKMPCYFYGQRRIWGLSLAMLDELMDLVEDSGRRRREWRRA, encoded by the coding sequence GTGTCCATAGCATTGTTGCAATTGATCGAAACCCGGCTGGCGGGCCATCGCCCGGGGCGGCCGTGGCTGCGCCGGCTGATGAAGCGTTCGGCGGTGGCCCTTGTTCTGCAGGTGCGGGCCGGCGAGTTGCACATTCTAATGATCAAACGGGCAGAAAGGGAGGGTGATCCCTGGTCCGGCCACATGGCCTTTCCCGGCGGCCGGATGGACCCCGGCGATGCCCACGGCTATGCGGTGGCGCTGCGCGAAACGCGCGAGGAAGTCGGGCTGGACCTGCAGCGGCAGGCGCACTGCATTGGCCGGCTGTCGGATATCAACGCCCGGCCCCGCGGCCGGGGCTTTGGCATGGCTGTCAGCCCCTTTGTCTTCCGGATGGACGGCCCCGCTCATTTCCGGCTCAACCACGAGGTGGCAGAGGTGGTGTGGGTGCCGCTGGAGTTTCTGCTCGATGACGCCAACCGCGACAGCATGCGCTGGCAGCGCAGGCGGGTGAGCGTCAAAATGCCGTGCTATTTCTATGGCCAGCGCCGTATCTGGGGACTCTCTCTGGCCATGCTCGACGAGTTGATGGACCTGGTGGAAGACAGCGGCCGCCGGCGCAGGGAGTGGCGCCGGGCCTAG
- a CDS encoding DUF6776 family protein, which translates to MDNDLNRAANGRTYSRHRHRQIAVVVATLVAALMLGLGFFLGRAAAFSGAGVDPVQYRQQTTELAGAREQLAARERELAMLDTRHQVDRASLELVRRELAAQKEQIAGLEEGVRFYRSLMAPGEIAQGFSLRALELVARDEPRRFGFRIVAQQEARKHTPMSGELYAEVHGQLDGESHSFPLALLSDDLEDAVQPLRFRYFQSIEGELVLPAGFEPQFVSVAATISSPARSRRGSNMPGRYSRSSPRSGSDRRNRATGAKGAGECLASMVVSATKVD; encoded by the coding sequence GTGGACAACGATCTGAACCGGGCCGCCAACGGCCGCACTTATTCCCGCCACCGCCACCGCCAGATCGCGGTCGTGGTGGCGACGCTGGTGGCAGCGCTGATGCTGGGCCTGGGCTTTTTTCTGGGCCGCGCCGCCGCATTCAGTGGCGCCGGCGTCGATCCGGTACAGTACCGGCAACAGACCACCGAGCTGGCCGGCGCGCGGGAGCAATTGGCGGCCCGGGAGCGCGAACTGGCCATGCTCGATACCCGTCACCAGGTGGATCGGGCTTCGCTGGAACTGGTGCGGCGGGAGCTGGCGGCGCAAAAAGAGCAGATCGCGGGCCTGGAGGAAGGGGTCCGGTTTTACCGCAGCTTGATGGCGCCCGGCGAGATCGCCCAGGGGTTCAGCCTGCGCGCCCTTGAACTGGTCGCCAGGGATGAGCCGCGGCGTTTTGGCTTTCGTATCGTGGCCCAGCAGGAAGCCCGCAAACACACGCCGATGAGCGGTGAGCTCTATGCCGAGGTGCACGGCCAGCTTGACGGCGAGAGCCACAGCTTTCCCCTGGCACTACTGAGCGATGACCTGGAGGACGCGGTTCAGCCTCTGCGATTTCGCTATTTTCAGTCCATCGAGGGTGAACTTGTCCTGCCCGCCGGCTTTGAGCCGCAGTTTGTCAGCGTGGCGGCGACCATATCCTCCCCCGCAAGGTCGAGGCGCGGGAGCAATATGCCTGGCAGGTACAGCAGAAGTTCACCCAGGTCGGGAAGTGACCGCCGCAATCGCGCCACCGGGGCGAAGGGCGCGGGCGAGTGCCTCGCCTCAATGGTGGTATCGGCGACTAAAGTTGACTAG
- the erpA gene encoding iron-sulfur cluster insertion protein ErpA, producing the protein MSVAESFNPSGINLSAQAVQKVRELVEEEQNPDLKLRVYITGGGCSGFQYGFTFEDAAADDDTVIEREGVAVLVDPMSFQYLVGSEVDYTEGLEGSRFVINNPNATTTCGCGASFSI; encoded by the coding sequence ATGTCGGTAGCGGAATCATTCAATCCCAGCGGTATCAACCTGTCGGCCCAGGCCGTGCAGAAGGTGCGTGAGCTGGTGGAGGAAGAGCAGAATCCGGACCTGAAATTACGGGTCTACATTACCGGTGGCGGCTGCTCGGGCTTCCAGTATGGTTTCACGTTTGAGGATGCCGCCGCGGATGACGATACCGTGATCGAGCGCGAGGGAGTGGCGGTGCTGGTCGACCCGATGAGCTTCCAGTACCTGGTTGGTTCGGAGGTTGACTATACCGAAGGCCTGGAAGGCTCGCGTTTCGTCATCAACAACCCCAATGCAACCACGACCTGCGGCTGTGGGGCTTCGTTCTCCATCTGA
- a CDS encoding tetratricopeptide repeat protein yields the protein METRPDPTVVTPPETQPPRPAPVPPEPSAVHAYGPLLARAETATAQGDYEQALALLERAQRIDPDSAEVYLHLARTYAAQGQTDRSRATAERGMLYCRGDRECAALRALIR from the coding sequence GTGGAGACGCGACCGGATCCCACCGTGGTGACACCTCCCGAAACACAGCCGCCACGGCCAGCGCCCGTGCCGCCCGAGCCCAGTGCCGTCCACGCCTACGGCCCCCTGCTGGCGCGTGCGGAAACCGCTACAGCGCAGGGCGATTACGAGCAGGCGCTGGCATTGCTGGAGCGGGCCCAGCGGATCGATCCCGACAGCGCCGAGGTATACCTGCACCTGGCTCGCACCTATGCCGCCCAGGGCCAGACTGACCGTTCCCGCGCCACCGCCGAGCGCGGTATGCTGTACTGCCGTGGCGACCGCGAGTGCGCCGCGCTGCGGGCCCTGATCCGCTGA
- the hemL gene encoding glutamate-1-semialdehyde 2,1-aminomutase: MSTSEQLFEQAQHHIPGGVNSPVRAFKAVGGTPIFIERSEGPYIYDCEGRRYIDYVLSWGPMLMGHNHPQVREAVIRQCEKGLSFGTPTELETRLADRICEIMPGMDLVRMVNSGTEATMSAIRLARGFTGRDSIVKFEGCYHGHSDSLLVKAGSGALTLGVPSSPGVPAALADHTMTLTYNDSEGLRQAFAEHGDRIACVIVEPVAGNMNCIPPQPGFLETMRELCSAHGAVLIVDEVMTGFRFGLQGAQGYYGIEADLTCLGKVIGGGMPVGAFGGKREIMEQIAPLGPVYQAGTLSGNPVAMAAGLATLEVISAPGFYEPIFTHTAQLCAGLERAASDAGVAFTTNHAGSMFGGFFTAAEAVSNYAQVMACDTAAFNRFFHQMLQQGVYLAPASYEAGFMSSAHSDADIEQTVTAARSAFASL, from the coding sequence ATGAGTACATCAGAACAATTGTTCGAACAGGCCCAGCACCACATACCCGGTGGCGTGAACTCGCCGGTGCGCGCCTTCAAGGCGGTGGGGGGCACTCCGATATTCATTGAACGCAGTGAGGGGCCCTATATCTACGACTGTGAAGGCAGGCGCTATATTGACTATGTGCTGTCCTGGGGGCCGATGCTGATGGGCCACAATCACCCGCAGGTACGTGAAGCGGTGATTCGCCAGTGCGAGAAGGGCCTGAGCTTCGGCACCCCCACGGAGTTGGAAACCCGGCTGGCCGACCGGATCTGCGAGATCATGCCGGGCATGGATCTGGTGCGAATGGTCAACTCGGGCACCGAAGCCACGATGAGCGCCATCCGCCTGGCCCGCGGCTTCACCGGTCGCGACAGCATCGTCAAGTTCGAGGGCTGCTACCACGGCCATTCCGACTCCCTCCTGGTCAAGGCCGGCTCCGGCGCCCTGACTCTGGGTGTGCCCAGTTCCCCGGGCGTTCCGGCAGCGCTGGCGGACCACACCATGACCCTGACCTACAACGACAGCGAGGGTCTGCGCCAGGCCTTCGCCGAGCACGGTGATCGCATCGCCTGCGTGATCGTCGAGCCGGTGGCGGGCAACATGAACTGCATCCCGCCGCAACCGGGCTTCCTGGAGACCATGCGTGAGCTGTGCAGCGCCCACGGCGCAGTATTGATTGTGGACGAGGTGATGACCGGTTTCCGCTTCGGCCTGCAGGGAGCGCAGGGCTACTATGGGATTGAGGCGGATCTGACCTGCCTGGGGAAAGTCATCGGCGGCGGCATGCCAGTGGGCGCATTCGGCGGCAAACGTGAAATCATGGAGCAGATCGCACCGCTGGGGCCGGTCTACCAGGCTGGCACCCTGTCCGGTAACCCGGTGGCGATGGCCGCCGGGCTGGCGACGCTGGAAGTCATCTCGGCTCCCGGCTTCTATGAGCCGATATTCACCCACACGGCCCAGCTCTGCGCGGGGCTGGAGCGGGCGGCCAGCGACGCCGGCGTGGCTTTCACCACCAATCACGCGGGCAGCATGTTCGGCGGCTTTTTCACTGCCGCGGAGGCGGTCAGCAATTACGCCCAGGTGATGGCCTGCGACACCGCCGCCTTCAACCGTTTCTTCCACCAGATGCTGCAGCAGGGCGTGTATCTGGCGCCCGCTTCCTACGAGGCCGGCTTCATGTCCTCGGCCCACAGCGATGCCGACATCGAGCAGACCGTGACAGCCGCCCGCAGCGCCTTCGCCAGTCTCTGA